GATATCATCTATGAAGTTATCCACATTACTCAGGCCACGGAGTAAGTCCCTCATTATGCGACTGAAGCTTGCTGGCGCATTTACCAACCCGAACGGCATTGTCGAAAATTGGTACAAGCCATCTGAGGTCACGAAGGCTGTGAGTTCCTTGGCATTCTCTGTGAGCGGCACCTGCCAATACCCTTTTGCTAAGTCGATCTTTGTGAAGTACATGTCATTAGCCAGCTTTGCGAAGATTTCCTCTTGATCGGGGAGCGGTTCTGCATCCGTCACTGTGACTTGGTTCAGCTTCCTATAGTCACAGCAAAACCGGATGGAGCCATCCTTCTTTTTGACCATGACTATAGGAGATGCATACGGTGACAAAGATGGCTCTACAACTCCGAGGTCAATCATTTTCTTCACCTCCTTTGTGACTTCACCTCGCAGTGCGTGGGGTAGTGGGTAGGGTTTGCTCTTGATCGGTTCTTTGCTCAGTAGCTTGATGTCGTGCTTTCCCAGAGTTGTTAATCCAGGCATGTCAGTCAGGGTCTCCTGATACTCTTCCAGCACAGAGTTAATAGTCCCGCGCTGACCTTCATCCAGTTCGGGATTAATCTGCACGTCTTGGATCGATTCAGTGGGGGTTAATGTTGGTAGATGCAGTAGGTTGTTCCTAGCTGTAGGCTGGATGTTCTCCCCATCGTCCTCATCCATCGTGCCGTCATCCACGACTGAGACGCAAGCGACATCATTTTCGTCGAGGTTATCTCTTCTGAAGAACCTTTTCAGAAGATTGGCGTGAAAGGTCTTTACCTTTCCGTCCATATCGATCTTGTAGTCCAGGTATCCCACTCGCTGAACTACCTTGAATGGTCCCTGCCAGTGCATGAGCAATTTGTTGCGGTCACTTGGCAGTAGGAGCAGGACCTCATCACCAACTTCGAACTTCCGATGCTTCGCTTTCCGGTTGTACTGCTTTCTGTACTTCTCGGCTGACAGGCCGAGATTCTCTTGGGCAAGTTTACATGTTGCCTCCAACCGGTCCTTCAAGTCGAGAACGTATTGATACGTTGTCTTGGTCTCTGGTTCCTCCACCTCTCCTGTCCACAGCTCACGAAGAATAGTGAGAGGACCTCGAACCGTCCTTCCAAATAGAAGTTCGAAGGGTGAGAATCCTGTGCTCTCTTGAACCGACTCCCTGTAGGCAAAAAGTAGGGGGTTGACATACCTGTCCCAGTCTTTGGGCTTCTCTTCACACATTTTGCGAAGCATGGCCTTTAACGTACCGTTAAAGCGCTCGACCAAGCCGTTGCATTGCGGATGATAGGGTGTAGTTGTCATCTGCCGGATGGAGAGCAGGCGGCTAACTTCTTTCATGACATCCGATGTAAACTGGCTTCCGCGGTCTGTTAGCACTTCACGTGGAATTCCGACGCGCGAGTAGATGTTGACCAATGCTTCGGCGACTGTCTGTGTGTCAATCCGGCGTAGAGCTACCGCTTCCGGGTATCGCGTGGCATAATCAACTACAGTGAGGATAAAGCGATTCCCTTTTCCGGTTGCAGGCTCAATTGGTCCAATGATGTCGAGAGCAACCCGTCTAAACGGCTCATCGATGAGGGGGGTTGATCCTAGGGGCACCTTTGTTACTTTACCTTTTGGAGCGGTTCGCTGACATGGCCCACACGAACGGCAGTACCGTCCCACATCGGCATGCATCCCAGGCCAAAAGAAGTTGGACTGAATCCGGTCACAGGTCTTCTTGTTTCCCAGATGACCTCCAAAAATGGATTCGTGTGCCAGCTTCATGACCTGATTCCGAAACTTTGATGGCACAACGACTTGCATCACCACATCTGATCCTGGGGTTACGTCAAGGAATTTCCTGTAGAGCACATTGCTCTTGTACACGAACGACGTAGTGTTGCCTTGCTTTGTCACACGTTGATCCCCGAGTTCCGCAAGGTTTCTCAGCGATTTCAACGACTCGTCGTCCTTCTGAGCCTGCACCAAGCCATCCACTGACACAATGCTTTCCAGTGGTTCAGGCACTAAAAGGGCCGGTTGTGCACGCTTTGCTTGCCTCTTTTGTCCTCTGGTTTCCACTGCACTGGCCTGATGACTTTCTGGCTCCCATTTCTCATCTGGATTCGTTGGTTCGCGGACTCCATTCACATTTCCGAGGATGAGATCATAAACAGGCGAATCCATACACAACGCTTCAAGTGTGCCCGTTAGGTATGGTGTGTCTACCTCAACAATTGCGACGGGGTATGTCCTCGCTGTTCCATCGATCAACACACAGGTCCTCTGCTCACCAGTGAATTGCTCCTCCAACACAAGGTTGCGTCGCACAACAACGGTTGAACAACCCGAGTCGCGAAGTACCTCCACACGCCGCCTATTCACCATGCCTTGGCACACTGGCATAGCATCTCCGCGTGATCCACACGCAGCCGCTGACAGTACAGGAAGTGTGCCACCAGTTGCCAATTTCACTGCAGCTCCATTGTCAGTGAGATTCTCCCTCACGATAGGTGAGGGCTCCACGATGAGGCACATCCCCGTCTGTTCCGGCAGGTGGGTTGTCTCACTGGGCTCCTTGCGTCGTGGCTCAGCGGGTCCCATGTCCTGGGGATGACCTGCTGCTGGCTTGCCCTCTGTGAAACTCGCACCCTTCTCCTGTCGACCTTTCTTATCTGGACAATTCCAAGAGGAGTGACCAAATTGAGAACAATTGAAACATTTCATTGACCTTTTCATGGGTGACTGAGATTGACCAGACTTTCCTCTAAATGGTACTGCTCCTGGGGAGGAATTAGGTTTGTTAGTACCACTGTTAGTTGTATTAGCAGTGTATGAACTGGATTGCTGGGCTCCACTAGAATGAATGGGCTTGTCTTTCATCCTCCTAATCCTAGGGTCCATGTGGGCATCCCGATACTGATCAGCAAGTGATAGAACCTCTGTCAGATTCCTGGGCTGACGTTCTTTGACAAACATCAGTAACTCCTTGCTACATGCATCAAATACTTGGTCTTGGATCAACAAAGCTTTAAGTCCCTGAACATCATCATTGTATGGACTAAGCTCAATCCATCTATCCAAATACTTTTCGACTCGGGAAGCATACTGCACAAATGTTTCACCCTGGCGGAGTTTAGACTGCTTTAACCTATAACCTTCTTGGGTGAGGTCATAACCTTTCAACAAGGACGATTTTACAATCTCATAGTCCTGCACCTGCTCTGATGTAAGCCTAGAGACAATGTCAAGGGCCTTACCAGATAACAAAGCTGACAGTGCTAGCGCCCAATCTTCCTTATCCCATCCAACACAGGATGCATGTCTTTCAAACCGACAAAGGTAACTATCTATGTCATCCTTTCCTTCTTGAAAAACGGGCAGAGGGGGAATGCTCGGTTTATTCCCAACCTTGGGCCTGTGTCCCATCCCATTAGCATTCCTCAATTCCTCTAGTTTGATTTGTTGGGCTATCAAGTCTGCTTGTTCTTTCCTAGCATCTGTCTCAGCTCGCCTAGTTTCTGCTCTCTCATCTCTGGCTTCCTTAATGCACTCATCAACATACTCCTTCAACTCACTGCCACTAAACCCAAATTCTTTTCCCTGTGCAATGAATTTATCACGTTCCATACTGTAAGGCACTGAGGATAAGTTTGCACACTTACCAAAATAAATTTCGCGCTGCACAGAATTGAAGTGAAGACAGGCACAGCTGATGAAGCCTCCTTTTCCCCACTTGACACACTGTTACCATGCAGAATTACCTATACAGCATAGAATATAACATTGCATGAGAATTGCATATAACATGGGTATAGCATTGCATGAGAATTGATAACACATACAAAACTTGCTAACTACACCAAACTATATTTCAACCTAAcctatcaaaagaaaaagtccCTTCGTGGTCGCCATTTATGTCAGCTCTTGGCCCTGAGTAGTCTGGCTGACGATAGATTAAGTCCTGTTACAGTGGTATAATGGTATAGATTATAAACTCCGAAGAAAGGCGGCGTTGCACAAATATATTCCGTGAAATAAATTGTTTATTATTGACGAAGCTCGGTGCTTTCCGGCtcgtcaaaatgaaataaaaatcaagtagtaca
The sequence above is a segment of the Diadema setosum chromosome 12, eeDiaSeto1, whole genome shotgun sequence genome. Coding sequences within it:
- the LOC140235812 gene encoding uncharacterized protein, translating into MERDKFIAQGKEFGFSGSELKEYVDECIKEARDERAETRRAETDARKEQADLIAQQIKLEELRNANGMGHRPKVGNKPSIPPLPVFQEGKDDIDSYLCRFERHASCVGWDKEDWALALSALLSGKALDIVSRLTSEQVQDYEIVKSSLLKGYDLTQEGYRLKQSKLRQGETFVQYASRVEKYLDRWIELSPYNDDVQGLKALLIQDQVFDACSKELLMFVKERQPRNLTEVLSLADQYRDAHMDPRIRRMKDKPIHSSGAQQSSSYTANTTNSGTNKPNSSPGAVPFRGKSGQSQSPMKRSMKCFNCSQFGHSSWNCPDKKGRQEKGASFTEGKPAAGHPQDMGPAEPRRKEPSETTHLPEQTGMCLIVEPSPIVRENLTDNGAAVKLATGGTLPVLSAAACGSRGDAMPVCQGMVNRRRVEVLRDSGCSTVVVRRNLVLEEQFTGEQRTCVLIDGTARTYPVAIVEVDTPYLTGTLEALCMDSPVYDLILGNVNGVREPTNPDEKWEPESHQASAVETRGQKRQAKRAQPALLVPEPLESIVSVDGLVQAQKDDESLKSLRNLAELGDQRVTKQGNTTSFVYKSNVLYRKFLDVTPGSDVVMQVVVPSKFRNQVMKLAHESIFGGHLGNKKTCDRIQSNFFWPGMHADVGRYCRSCGPCQRTAPKGKVTKVPLGSTPLIDEPFRRVALDIIGPIEPATGKGNRFILTVVDYATRYPEAVALRRIDTQTVAEALVNIYSRVGIPREVLTDRGSQFTSDVMKEVSRLLSIRQMTTTPYHPQCNGLVERFNGTLKAMLRKMCEEKPKDWDRYVNPLLFAYRESVQESTGFSPFELLFGRTVRGPLTILRELWTGEVEEPETKTTYQYVLDLKDRLEATCKLAQENLGLSAEKYRKQYNRKAKHRKFEVGDEVLLLLPSDRNKLLMHWQGPFKVVQRVGYLDYKIDMDGKVKTFHANLLKRFFRRDNLDENDVACVSVVDDGTMDEDDGENIQPTARNNLLHLPTLTPTESIQDVQINPELDEGQRGTINSVLEEYQETLTDMPGLTTLGKHDIKLLSKEPIKSKPYPLPHALRGEVTKEVKKMIDLGVVEPSLSPYASPIVMVKKKDGSIRFCCDYRKLNQVTVTDAEPLPDQEEIFAKLANDMYFTKIDLAKGYWQVPLTENAKELTAFVTSDGLYQFSTMPFGLVNAPASFSRIMRDLLRGLSNVDNFIDDILIHTATFEEHIVTLKEVLRRLRQANLTARPTKCFIGYQSVEFLGHCVGQGELRPVQDKVKAVQNAPRPRTKKQLRSFLGLVGYYRRFIPNFAAIAAPLTDRTKKGEPTVIGWGDAEEMAFNTLKKKLEKEPILHLPDLDAPFILRTDASDIGLGAILLQERDGRKFPVAYASRKLLPREQRYSVMERECLAIIWATQKFEAYLFGKHFELETDHQPLKCIARSKVANARILRWALALQPYRFTITAIKSSENVGADYLSRIPET